A region of uncultured Anaeromusa sp. DNA encodes the following proteins:
- a CDS encoding dicarboxylate/amino acid:cation symporter translates to MKEIAKEYMFSIILLFAVLAGGVLGVVMGPEAVVLKPLGDVFLNLLFMIIVPMVFFSIASAIASMGGEMRRLGKIMSSVVVVFVVTALLSAALGLGVTVAMNPTEGINFAALQSVVAADGSAPEKAKQLNTAEQLVKTFTVSDFSQVLSKSHILPLIVLAGLTGLATALAGESAKPVASFLAAATQVMMKMVQLIMYYAPIGLGAYFANVVGELGTQILQGYLNTFVVYLVLTVIYYFGFFTLYAYLAAGKQGVGVFWRNALPPSLTAIATCSSAASIPVNLIAAKKMGVPADMVETVIPLGANLHKDGSVFGGVLKITFLFGLFGMDMTSWGTWLGIIGVSFLVGAVMGAIPGGGMIGEMLIISVYGFSPEVLPIIAVISTIIDAPATLLNSTGNVACSMLVARLVEGKNWLAASLNEQEEECQEAVG, encoded by the coding sequence ATGAAAGAGATTGCTAAGGAGTATATGTTTTCCATTATCTTGTTGTTTGCCGTATTGGCGGGAGGGGTTCTAGGCGTCGTCATGGGGCCCGAGGCGGTGGTGTTGAAGCCTCTTGGGGATGTGTTTTTGAACTTGCTCTTTATGATTATCGTGCCTATGGTGTTTTTTAGCATTGCTTCGGCTATTGCCTCAATGGGCGGGGAAATGCGACGTTTAGGAAAGATTATGAGCAGTGTGGTGGTCGTGTTTGTAGTTACCGCCTTGCTGTCTGCTGCGCTGGGGTTAGGCGTGACTGTCGCTATGAACCCCACCGAGGGCATTAATTTTGCTGCGTTGCAAAGCGTAGTAGCTGCCGATGGCAGTGCACCAGAGAAGGCGAAGCAATTGAATACGGCAGAACAGTTAGTCAAAACCTTTACGGTGAGCGATTTTTCACAGGTGCTTTCCAAGTCGCATATTTTGCCATTGATTGTATTGGCCGGCTTAACCGGATTGGCAACGGCCCTGGCAGGAGAGTCGGCAAAACCGGTAGCGTCTTTTTTGGCTGCGGCAACCCAGGTAATGATGAAAATGGTCCAATTAATAATGTACTACGCGCCGATTGGGTTAGGCGCTTACTTTGCTAATGTGGTAGGTGAACTAGGCACGCAAATCTTGCAAGGTTATTTAAATACATTTGTTGTGTATTTGGTTTTGACGGTCATCTATTATTTCGGCTTCTTTACGCTGTATGCGTATTTGGCGGCAGGCAAGCAAGGAGTAGGTGTTTTTTGGCGCAACGCGCTGCCGCCATCTTTGACGGCGATTGCCACCTGTTCTAGCGCCGCGTCCATCCCTGTCAATTTGATTGCTGCCAAGAAGATGGGCGTGCCGGCGGATATGGTGGAGACAGTCATTCCATTGGGGGCTAATTTGCACAAAGACGGTTCGGTATTCGGCGGTGTACTGAAAATCACCTTTCTCTTTGGCTTATTTGGGATGGATATGACAAGCTGGGGAACCTGGCTGGGAATTATCGGCGTTTCTTTCTTGGTTGGCGCTGTCATGGGGGCTATTCCGGGAGGGGGTATGATTGGCGAAATGCTGATTATCAGTGTGTACGGCTTTTCGCCGGAAGTGCTGCCGATCATTGCGGTCATCAGCACTATTATTGACGCGCCGGCGACGCTGCTCAATTCCACCGGAAACGTAGCTTGCTCTATGTTGGTGGCGCGCTTGGTAGAAGGGAAAAATTGGCTGGCTGCTAGCCTGAATGAGCAGGAAGAAGAATGTCAAGAAGCGGTAGGCTAA
- a CDS encoding M20 family metallopeptidase, which translates to MFSKELERLIEEKKQRWTSASDQIWKYAEIKFHETRSSEMLGSLLEQEGFAVETGAAGLPTAFVASFGSGAPVIAFLGEYDALSGLSQQDSIAEKKPLKEGGNGHGCGHHLLGVGSLAAAVAVKEILKEHKLAGTVRYYGCPGEEGGSGKAFMARAGVFKDVDAALTWHPLTHNAIWSTRFLANYQVAFRFHGKSSHAASAPHVGRSALDAVELMNIGVNYLREHVVPDARMHYAITNSGGFSPNVVQSEAEVLYLLRAPELAEVQDIYERVCSIAHGAALMTGTTHEVIFQKACSNYIPNQALETVMYRHLQQVALPALSESEQELAQQLHQTMTQEDLQNDLHMAELLLGGQHRELLPGIRELLVADQSLPHVHAASLLPGSSDVGDVSWLVPTAQCSTACYVFGTPGHSWQMVAQGTSSLAHQGMLTAAKILGRTALDLFTQPELIQTAKAELVQTLDGRTYQCPIPQDVQPPL; encoded by the coding sequence ATGTTTAGCAAAGAGTTAGAACGGTTAATTGAAGAGAAAAAGCAACGCTGGACCAGTGCCAGCGATCAGATTTGGAAGTATGCTGAAATAAAATTCCACGAAACGCGCTCCAGCGAAATGCTTGGTTCGCTTTTGGAACAAGAAGGCTTCGCCGTCGAAACTGGCGCCGCCGGTTTGCCTACCGCCTTTGTCGCTTCCTTTGGCAGCGGCGCGCCAGTCATTGCGTTTCTCGGCGAATATGACGCCCTGTCTGGTTTGAGCCAGCAGGACAGCATCGCTGAAAAAAAGCCTCTTAAAGAAGGCGGCAACGGCCATGGCTGCGGCCATCACCTGCTCGGCGTCGGTTCCCTGGCGGCAGCCGTAGCGGTCAAAGAAATTCTCAAAGAACACAAGCTTGCTGGAACGGTGCGTTACTACGGCTGCCCCGGCGAAGAAGGCGGTTCCGGCAAGGCCTTTATGGCCCGAGCCGGCGTCTTTAAAGATGTCGACGCTGCCTTGACCTGGCATCCATTGACACACAACGCCATCTGGTCCACCCGCTTTTTAGCCAACTACCAAGTTGCGTTCCGCTTTCACGGCAAGAGTTCTCATGCCGCCTCCGCGCCTCACGTGGGACGCAGCGCCTTAGACGCTGTGGAGCTCATGAATATCGGCGTTAATTACCTCCGGGAGCATGTCGTCCCGGACGCCCGCATGCATTACGCCATTACTAATAGCGGCGGCTTTTCTCCCAACGTTGTCCAAAGCGAAGCCGAAGTGCTCTATCTTCTGCGCGCCCCAGAATTAGCTGAGGTTCAAGACATTTACGAACGAGTCTGCTCCATCGCTCATGGTGCGGCATTAATGACAGGTACTACTCATGAAGTAATTTTTCAAAAAGCCTGCTCTAATTACATTCCCAACCAAGCCTTAGAGACGGTCATGTATCGTCACTTGCAGCAAGTTGCGCTCCCTGCCTTATCGGAAAGCGAACAAGAGCTGGCACAACAGCTGCACCAAACTATGACGCAAGAAGATTTGCAAAACGATCTGCATATGGCTGAATTGCTCTTAGGCGGCCAACACCGCGAGCTGCTGCCCGGCATCCGCGAACTGCTTGTCGCTGACCAATCTCTTCCCCATGTGCATGCGGCTTCTCTTTTACCTGGTTCCAGTGATGTCGGCGACGTCAGTTGGCTGGTACCGACCGCCCAATGCAGCACCGCCTGCTACGTGTTTGGCACACCTGGCCATTCTTGGCAAATGGTAGCCCAAGGAACTTCTTCGCTAGCGCACCAGGGCATGCTAACCGCCGCCAAAATCTTGGGGCGCACCGCGCTAGATCTTTTTACCCAGCCAGAACTGATTCAGACCGCCAAAGCCGAGCTGGTTCAGACCTTGGACGGACGCACTTATCAGTGCCCCATTCCTCAAGATGTGCAGCCGCCACTTTAA
- a CDS encoding diguanylate cyclase, which yields MEQRQKSKTKIVSMDKIIICLGIGLLLLLWTSTWHRISVESEIEKREAVRVSVTYGRSFADHVYHSVQNVDSALKIVRQHHQWLRNGVEEGAVSPDFLRERVLSLAVADEAGQVVAVYTGEEARQSVANESFFQHHQRQASDQLHSASLTTVEDSTLTWSRGIWDNGGVFRGVVFATSAKRALTEFLWELELESDAVLVVLGEDETLRSWQPEVLLEGKQEALGRFLGQQARQQPEGHTGSFYDHSGGERIFHYYSLESYPLIAATGVDVSQVKKDIAERRRFYLLASAAVSLLLSTVTVLLVRRVRREDALTRRVGNFARQMASLQTITGHLVQDREEVKGLLETIITDAVQLMEAPDGYVSVVDANGSLQFRYAVGLYSAMKERKIDITVGMSGKVLAQGQMQYVPDYQQVPDKMMEPELSQVSTLLMYPLNSSGRTLGIFGISWRKECFVPSEEQLSLLEQYAFLAAIALEKVQVKVRLREELQRSEEQQIDLQMAWRMLEESNRKLRQANEHLEVLALTDRLTGAWNRRKFEEAAEQEMLRCQRYGEAVSILLVDIDFFKKVNDEHGHLIGDEVLVEVVERIRQNIRSVDSIYRWGGEEFTVLLPHSSGPEAVLAAGKLRGALAAKPVSSLKLPLTVSIGVAEFMSEDTVESWLKRADDALYQAKKGGRDQVVLF from the coding sequence ATGGAGCAGAGGCAGAAATCGAAAACAAAGATTGTTTCGATGGACAAGATCATCATCTGTTTAGGGATCGGGCTTTTGTTGCTGCTTTGGACTTCTACATGGCACCGCATTTCTGTAGAATCGGAAATTGAAAAACGGGAAGCTGTGAGGGTCAGTGTAACGTATGGGCGCTCTTTTGCAGACCACGTGTATCATTCGGTGCAAAATGTCGATTCTGCGTTGAAAATTGTGCGTCAACATCATCAGTGGTTACGAAATGGCGTAGAAGAAGGGGCGGTTTCACCTGATTTTTTGCGAGAACGAGTGTTGTCGTTGGCAGTGGCTGACGAAGCGGGACAAGTGGTTGCTGTTTACACTGGCGAAGAAGCTCGCCAATCGGTAGCAAACGAAAGCTTTTTTCAGCATCATCAGCGGCAAGCCAGCGATCAATTGCATAGTGCTTCGCTTACGACGGTGGAAGATTCCACTTTAACCTGGAGCCGTGGTATTTGGGACAATGGGGGAGTGTTTCGGGGCGTCGTGTTTGCGACAAGCGCCAAACGTGCATTAACTGAATTCCTTTGGGAATTGGAGTTGGAAAGTGACGCGGTTCTTGTGGTTTTGGGGGAAGATGAGACGCTTCGCTCTTGGCAACCAGAGGTTCTTTTAGAAGGAAAACAAGAAGCGTTGGGACGATTTTTGGGGCAGCAGGCGCGGCAGCAGCCGGAAGGTCACACTGGATCTTTTTATGATCACAGCGGTGGAGAGCGCATTTTTCACTATTATTCGCTGGAGTCGTATCCTTTGATTGCTGCAACTGGCGTTGATGTGAGCCAGGTTAAAAAAGACATTGCCGAAAGAAGACGATTTTATCTTCTTGCGTCTGCGGCGGTTAGTCTATTGCTTAGTACAGTTACGGTTTTGCTGGTGCGGCGCGTGAGGAGAGAAGACGCCCTGACAAGGCGGGTAGGCAATTTTGCCCGACAAATGGCTTCGCTGCAGACGATAACGGGTCATTTAGTGCAAGATAGGGAGGAAGTAAAAGGGTTGCTGGAAACAATTATTACCGATGCGGTGCAGCTTATGGAGGCGCCGGACGGTTATGTTTCTGTTGTGGATGCCAACGGAAGTCTGCAATTTCGTTATGCCGTGGGGTTATATAGTGCGATGAAAGAACGTAAAATTGACATTACGGTTGGAATGAGCGGCAAAGTTTTGGCGCAGGGGCAGATGCAGTATGTGCCGGATTACCAGCAAGTACCGGATAAAATGATGGAACCGGAATTGAGTCAGGTCAGTACGTTGTTGATGTATCCCCTGAACAGCAGTGGTCGTACTTTGGGGATTTTCGGGATTTCATGGAGGAAGGAATGCTTTGTTCCCAGCGAAGAGCAATTGAGCTTGTTGGAGCAATATGCTTTTTTGGCAGCCATTGCTTTAGAAAAGGTGCAGGTCAAAGTCCGGCTGCGTGAAGAACTGCAACGCAGCGAAGAACAGCAGATTGATTTGCAAATGGCCTGGAGAATGCTGGAGGAAAGCAACCGTAAGCTGCGTCAGGCTAATGAACATTTAGAAGTCTTGGCACTGACGGATCGACTGACAGGGGCCTGGAATCGGCGTAAATTTGAAGAAGCAGCTGAACAAGAAATGCTGCGATGTCAGCGGTATGGAGAAGCGGTTTCAATTTTACTGGTAGATATTGATTTTTTTAAAAAAGTTAATGATGAACACGGGCATTTGATTGGTGATGAAGTTTTGGTAGAGGTAGTGGAACGAATACGACAAAATATTCGCTCCGTTGACTCGATCTATCGTTGGGGAGGCGAAGAATTTACCGTGCTGTTGCCGCATAGTTCTGGCCCGGAGGCGGTGCTGGCGGCCGGAAAGCTGCGCGGGGCGCTGGCGGCAAAACCTGTCTCTTCTTTAAAGTTACCTTTGACTGTCAGTATTGGTGTGGCAGAGTTCATGAGCGAGGATACAGTGGAATCTTGGCTGAAACGGGCGGATGACGCTTTATATCAAGCCAAAAAAGGCGGCAGAGATCAAGTGGTGTTATTTTAA
- a CDS encoding XRE family transcriptional regulator — MQNLTQTISKNLAKLRLQKRLSLDRLSELSGVSKAMLSQIERGESNPTVNTLWKIATGLRVSFNDLLWESKPDIEVVRHASCPLITDDNNGMSLFSLFSFESGKPFEIFTVKIQSQCIHVASPHAIGSEEYLLLNEGTLYINVDNTDYKLQSGDALRFPAGQPHRYHNPGLQELSFHCILYYTAP, encoded by the coding sequence TTGCAAAATTTAACACAAACCATTAGCAAAAATTTAGCCAAATTACGCCTTCAAAAGCGGCTCAGCCTAGACAGGCTATCTGAGCTTTCTGGCGTAAGCAAAGCCATGCTCAGCCAAATTGAACGCGGTGAGTCCAACCCGACTGTCAATACACTTTGGAAAATCGCTACAGGCCTTCGTGTTTCCTTCAATGACTTACTTTGGGAAAGTAAGCCAGACATCGAAGTCGTGCGGCATGCTTCTTGCCCTCTTATAACAGACGACAACAACGGCATGTCTCTTTTTTCTCTTTTTTCTTTTGAATCTGGCAAACCGTTTGAAATATTCACTGTCAAAATACAATCCCAGTGCATACATGTTGCATCTCCTCATGCTATCGGTTCAGAAGAATACCTTTTGCTAAACGAGGGCACTTTATATATAAACGTAGACAACACCGACTACAAATTGCAAAGCGGCGATGCCCTGCGCTTTCCCGCTGGCCAGCCTCACCGCTATCATAACCCTGGCCTCCAAGAACTTTCTTTTCATTGCATCTTATACTATACCGCGCCCTAA
- a CDS encoding metallophosphoesterase family protein produces MKKMYACWIGSIMCLLGWSGLAAASSIPEQIVLTWSEEPATTQTISWKMENGSGMVQYGEATAKPAAVGALRTIPAQAAVLATNLGEVKQFTVTLRQLRPGVRYTYRVGDGVTWSPWRTFRTAPYQSSKVKFLVFGDSQSVNYQVWGNTLKKAFQANPDAAFMVNMGDLVDVGQDYGQWKGWLEAGQGVIDSIPVVPVVGNHETYTPNRIYSRPQLFTAQLLLPGNGPAELRGQVYSLEYGDVHVAVLDSQMGEERAFVPYSLFLQQEWLKKDLAHSRKPWNIVLTHRPFYGNRKGGDAIFLRNAFVPILQEAKIDVVFTAHEHVYARSVPLDGTGNGFPGTVHVATGRSGTKTYPDPVRQAWNESFYNPLDEPNYLTVEVGHTMLLVKAFKASGALLDMWSLHKLRPAAGQYSIF; encoded by the coding sequence ATGAAAAAAATGTATGCATGCTGGATTGGGAGTATCATGTGCTTGCTGGGGTGGAGTGGGTTAGCTGCAGCATCATCGATTCCAGAACAGATTGTCTTGACTTGGAGTGAGGAACCGGCCACAACGCAGACGATTTCCTGGAAGATGGAGAACGGAAGTGGTATGGTACAGTATGGTGAAGCCACTGCAAAGCCTGCGGCAGTAGGGGCGCTTCGCACTATACCGGCGCAAGCGGCGGTATTGGCGACTAATCTGGGTGAAGTGAAACAATTTACGGTTACCTTGCGGCAACTGCGTCCGGGAGTTCGCTATACATACCGTGTAGGAGACGGAGTTACGTGGAGTCCTTGGCGTACGTTTCGGACGGCTCCCTATCAGTCTTCAAAAGTAAAGTTTTTGGTTTTCGGAGATTCCCAAAGCGTTAATTACCAAGTTTGGGGGAATACTTTGAAAAAAGCCTTTCAGGCTAATCCAGATGCGGCGTTTATGGTGAATATGGGAGACTTGGTGGACGTGGGGCAGGATTATGGGCAGTGGAAAGGATGGCTGGAAGCGGGGCAGGGCGTGATCGACTCCATTCCAGTAGTACCGGTTGTCGGTAATCATGAAACCTACACGCCAAATCGAATCTATTCGCGGCCGCAGTTGTTTACGGCGCAACTTCTTTTACCTGGTAACGGGCCGGCGGAACTGCGCGGCCAGGTGTATTCCCTAGAGTATGGTGACGTCCATGTAGCGGTGCTGGACAGCCAGATGGGAGAAGAACGGGCCTTTGTGCCGTATAGTCTTTTTTTGCAGCAAGAATGGCTGAAAAAAGATTTGGCCCATAGCCGCAAGCCTTGGAACATTGTGTTGACGCATCGTCCGTTTTATGGGAATCGAAAAGGGGGAGACGCAATCTTTCTTCGAAACGCGTTTGTGCCGATTTTACAAGAGGCTAAAATAGATGTCGTCTTTACGGCGCATGAACATGTCTACGCTCGTTCCGTTCCTCTAGATGGCACCGGGAACGGCTTTCCTGGTACTGTCCACGTAGCTACTGGGCGCAGCGGCACCAAAACATATCCAGATCCGGTGCGGCAGGCCTGGAATGAAAGCTTTTACAATCCGCTGGACGAACCAAACTATCTGACGGTGGAAGTTGGTCATACGATGCTGCTAGTCAAGGCTTTTAAAGCTAGTGGCGCACTGCTCGATATGTGGAGTCTTCATAAGCTGCGTCCCGCAGCTGGTCAATACAGTATTTTTTAG
- a CDS encoding MATE family efflux transporter, protein MNHTEALGKEPIGPLLWRCSLPAIIGMLVNALYNIVDSIFVGQGVGELALAAVTIAFPLMTILMGLGMFVGLGAASIASLRLGAGDNRGAECILGNALTLLCLIMLPTTGLALLFLEELLQWLGASPEVLPYAIDFTRIILGGSIFMHISFGLNGLIRAQGDAKTALYTMLIAALLNTALNPLFIFVFHWGIAGSAWATVLSQFVATVWVLTYFLYGRSTLRLRRACLPLQKKLVLDIARIGMAPFLMQLGSSLVIVIFNFTLLSYGGNLAIAAFGIVNRVLMLLLMPVLGISQGVQPIVGYNYGAQNYNRVLQAIKLAIGSATLVCIVGLAVVLTGHEALVRLFNDNPELIRIGSEGLCIFLAMLPVIGFQIIGANYFQAIGKASYSIVFNLLRQFILLIPLVYLLPQWLGLNGIWAAGPVADLGSACLTGFFLLRELRRLKAKGI, encoded by the coding sequence ATGAACCACACGGAAGCCCTGGGCAAAGAACCTATCGGCCCCTTACTCTGGCGCTGCTCGCTGCCGGCTATTATCGGTATGCTTGTTAACGCCCTCTATAATATTGTCGACAGCATTTTTGTCGGCCAAGGCGTCGGCGAATTGGCGCTGGCAGCCGTCACTATTGCATTTCCACTCATGACCATCCTTATGGGGTTAGGCATGTTTGTCGGTCTAGGCGCTGCTTCCATCGCTTCACTACGCTTGGGAGCAGGCGACAATCGCGGCGCCGAATGCATTCTCGGCAACGCTTTGACTCTACTCTGTTTGATTATGCTGCCCACCACCGGCCTAGCGTTACTCTTTTTAGAAGAACTTCTGCAATGGCTCGGCGCCAGTCCTGAAGTTTTGCCTTATGCCATAGATTTTACCCGCATTATTTTAGGCGGCAGTATTTTTATGCACATCAGCTTCGGCCTCAACGGCCTCATTCGTGCGCAAGGCGATGCTAAAACAGCTCTTTATACCATGCTCATCGCCGCTTTGCTCAACACCGCGCTCAATCCTTTATTTATATTTGTCTTCCATTGGGGCATCGCCGGTTCCGCCTGGGCTACGGTTCTTTCACAATTTGTCGCTACCGTTTGGGTCCTGACGTATTTTCTCTATGGTCGCAGCACGCTGCGTCTGCGCCGCGCCTGTCTACCGCTGCAGAAAAAGCTGGTTCTTGACATTGCACGCATCGGCATGGCCCCGTTTTTAATGCAGCTTGGGAGCAGCTTGGTCATCGTTATCTTCAACTTTACCTTGCTATCCTATGGAGGCAACCTGGCCATCGCCGCGTTTGGCATCGTTAACCGCGTGTTGATGCTTCTGTTAATGCCGGTTCTCGGCATTAGCCAGGGTGTACAGCCCATTGTCGGCTACAATTATGGCGCCCAGAATTACAACCGTGTCCTCCAAGCCATTAAGCTAGCTATCGGCAGCGCTACGTTGGTTTGTATAGTCGGGCTAGCCGTGGTCCTTACCGGCCATGAAGCGCTTGTCCGCTTGTTTAACGATAATCCAGAACTCATCCGCATCGGCTCCGAGGGCCTCTGCATTTTTCTGGCTATGCTGCCTGTCATCGGCTTTCAGATCATTGGCGCCAACTATTTTCAAGCGATCGGCAAAGCCAGCTACTCCATTGTCTTTAATCTGCTGCGCCAGTTCATCCTGCTAATTCCGCTGGTCTATTTGCTGCCGCAATGGCTGGGCCTCAACGGCATCTGGGCAGCCGGTCCGGTGGCCGACCTTGGCTCCGCCTGCTTAACCGGCTTCTTCCTGCTGCGAGAACTGCGGCGATTAAAAGCCAAGGGAATTTGA
- a CDS encoding IclR family transcriptional regulator, translating to MNNMQFDEGERYIQSVFRALKIMEFAGEQGRTVGLTEISRGLGLSKSTTHGIVATLERCGYLQQDVETGKYSLGIKLFELGQAYMSNLDLREIALPYLKELSSHYQETAHLAVLSRGDVIYIDKVDGPLSIGINSQVGGRNPSYCTGVGKVLLSGLTDEQVGKLYEGKSFVRYTEKTVASLEQLLQDVYSIRKQGYAFDKEEFELGLQCAAVPIKDATGNIVAAISLSGPAHRLTDSKLEQVVSRMLQMARQISGRLGYRGGAI from the coding sequence ATGAATAACATGCAATTTGATGAAGGCGAGCGATATATACAATCGGTATTCCGAGCGCTCAAGATTATGGAATTTGCCGGCGAGCAGGGGCGTACGGTAGGGTTGACGGAAATTAGCCGAGGTCTTGGCTTGAGTAAAAGCACTACGCATGGTATAGTGGCGACTCTGGAGCGTTGCGGATATCTGCAACAAGATGTGGAAACAGGAAAATATTCATTAGGAATTAAACTATTTGAACTAGGGCAGGCTTATATGTCCAATCTAGACTTACGAGAAATAGCCTTGCCATATCTGAAGGAGCTGTCATCTCACTATCAAGAAACGGCGCATTTGGCAGTGCTATCACGGGGCGATGTAATTTATATCGACAAAGTAGACGGCCCGTTGTCCATTGGTATCAATTCGCAAGTTGGTGGACGAAACCCCTCGTATTGTACCGGTGTGGGGAAAGTCTTACTGTCGGGTTTAACCGATGAACAAGTTGGTAAATTATACGAAGGAAAATCTTTTGTGCGCTATACGGAAAAAACAGTAGCTTCTTTGGAACAACTACTGCAAGATGTTTACTCCATTCGCAAGCAAGGGTATGCTTTCGATAAAGAGGAGTTTGAACTCGGCTTGCAATGTGCTGCGGTGCCGATTAAAGATGCAACTGGCAACATTGTGGCGGCTATTAGCCTTTCGGGGCCAGCGCATCGTCTTACGGATAGCAAGCTGGAGCAAGTCGTATCTCGGATGCTACAAATGGCGCGACAGATATCAGGGCGTCTTGGTTATCGCGGCGGCGCGATCTAA
- a CDS encoding acetaldehyde dehydrogenase (acetylating) codes for MKQQKLKAAIIGPGNIGIDLMIKLQRSQQIELVAMAGIIAESKGLQLAKEAGLVATAEGIDGVLALGNVDIVFDATGAGPHLRHAPRLKEAGIFAVDLTPAAVGPYVAPTVNMDEHLLEGVCNVNMITCGGQATVPIVYAINQVVPVSYAEIVATLSSKSAGPGTRQNIDEFTQTTRNALVQVGGAKAGKALIILNPAEPPIMMRNTIYTRCATDKMEEVQASVAAMVERMRQYVPGYRLKVAPYADGERIVTMVEVEGAGDYLPKYSGNLDIITSAAVAVAERYAELKRKQGGN; via the coding sequence TTGAAACAGCAAAAACTAAAAGCGGCCATTATTGGCCCAGGAAACATTGGAATCGACTTGATGATCAAATTGCAGCGCAGCCAGCAGATTGAATTGGTTGCGATGGCCGGTATTATTGCAGAGTCCAAAGGCCTGCAGCTGGCCAAAGAAGCAGGGTTGGTAGCTACGGCCGAAGGTATTGACGGCGTTTTGGCTTTAGGAAATGTGGATATCGTTTTTGACGCGACTGGTGCGGGGCCGCATTTGCGCCATGCGCCGCGGCTCAAAGAAGCGGGTATTTTCGCAGTAGATTTAACTCCGGCGGCAGTGGGGCCTTATGTGGCGCCAACGGTAAATATGGATGAGCATTTACTTGAGGGCGTTTGTAATGTCAATATGATTACCTGTGGTGGTCAAGCAACCGTTCCGATTGTTTACGCTATTAATCAAGTTGTGCCGGTATCTTATGCTGAAATTGTAGCGACCTTGAGTAGCAAAAGCGCAGGGCCTGGAACAAGGCAGAACATTGACGAATTCACACAGACAACGCGTAATGCGTTGGTACAGGTTGGGGGCGCGAAAGCTGGTAAAGCGCTCATTATTCTGAATCCGGCGGAGCCGCCGATTATGATGCGTAATACGATCTATACTCGCTGCGCAACGGACAAAATGGAAGAAGTGCAGGCGTCTGTTGCCGCTATGGTTGAGCGCATGAGGCAGTATGTGCCTGGTTATCGCTTGAAAGTGGCGCCATATGCCGATGGAGAACGCATTGTCACGATGGTGGAAGTGGAAGGTGCAGGAGATTATCTGCCTAAATACTCAGGCAACTTGGACATTATTACCTCAGCGGCGGTTGCTGTGGCGGAACGGTATGCAGAATTGAAGCGGAAACAGGGAGGTAACTAA
- the dmpG gene encoding 4-hydroxy-2-oxovalerate aldolase, with product MMIRLIDTTLRDGMHAVSHQLTPEQMAGIAAQLDAAGVYMMEVGHGDGLGGSSFQYGFAKAHELEYFKAVSKVLTKSKLGALLIPGIGTIEDLEAAMECGVNTVRVATHVTEADTGEQHIKFAKAHGLETIGFLMMSHMAEPEKILEQAKLFESYGADVVYITDSAGALLPDGVKARISLVKENLSIPVGFHAHNNLGLAVGNTLAALDAGASYVDGTLAGMGAGAGNTQLEVLAGVLQKGGYESSVDFYTLMDASRDLVTPVMHRPQVISTEALAIGYAGAYGSFLLHSRRAAEKFGVDARDILMELGKRKTVGGQEDMILDVAIELAAKKA from the coding sequence ATGATGATTCGTCTGATTGATACAACTTTGCGCGATGGCATGCACGCCGTTAGCCATCAGCTGACTCCGGAACAAATGGCAGGCATTGCGGCGCAACTCGATGCCGCTGGCGTCTATATGATGGAAGTGGGGCACGGAGACGGCCTGGGCGGTTCTAGCTTCCAATACGGTTTTGCCAAAGCGCATGAGCTGGAATACTTTAAAGCAGTTTCGAAGGTGTTAACGAAGTCTAAACTAGGAGCGCTTTTGATTCCAGGAATCGGTACGATTGAAGATTTGGAAGCAGCTATGGAGTGCGGTGTGAACACGGTGCGCGTAGCCACTCATGTGACCGAAGCTGACACCGGTGAACAGCACATCAAATTTGCTAAAGCCCATGGTTTGGAAACGATTGGTTTTTTGATGATGTCCCATATGGCGGAACCGGAAAAAATTCTGGAACAAGCAAAACTATTTGAAAGCTATGGCGCGGATGTAGTGTATATTACCGATTCGGCTGGGGCTCTTTTGCCGGATGGCGTAAAAGCGCGAATCTCTTTGGTGAAAGAGAATCTGTCGATTCCGGTAGGCTTCCATGCTCACAACAACCTAGGCTTGGCGGTGGGGAATACGTTGGCTGCGTTAGATGCAGGCGCGTCTTATGTGGATGGTACTCTGGCCGGCATGGGGGCAGGCGCTGGCAATACACAACTGGAGGTGCTTGCTGGGGTGCTGCAAAAAGGCGGGTATGAAAGCAGCGTTGATTTTTATACGCTTATGGATGCCAGTCGTGATTTGGTGACGCCTGTGATGCATCGGCCGCAAGTGATTTCGACCGAAGCTCTGGCCATTGGTTACGCAGGCGCATACGGCAGCTTTTTGCTCCATAGTCGTCGGGCGGCGGAAAAATTTGGTGTTGACGCTCGCGATATTTTAATGGAACTGGGGAAACGTAAAACTGTCGGAGGTCAAGAAGACATGATTTTGGATGTGGCTATCGAATTGGCGGCTAAAAAGGCTTGA